The genomic region TGATGGGGTTTGGCGAGAATGCGCCCGACGCGCAGGAATTGCTGCGGATGTCGGCGATGCTGGACGACGCCTTTGAGGACGGCGCATTCGGCCTTTCCAGCGGTCTGGAGTATATCCCTGGCTCGCACGCCGGGCATGACGAGCTGACGGCCCTCGCGCGCCGCGCGGCCGCCGCCGGCGCCTTTTATTCCACCCACATGCGCAATGAAGGCGACTTCCTGGTGGAAAGCGTGCAGGAGGCGATCGCCGTCGCCGAAGCCGCGAACGCGCCATTGCAGATCTCGCATCACAAGGCCGAGGGCCACGCCAACTGGGGCAAGATCGCGCAAACCCTCGCGCTGATCGAACAGTCTCGGGAGGCGGGGTTCGACGTCATGGCGGATATGTACCCCTACAGCGCCTTCATGACCGGCCTCTCCGTGATCTTATTGCCCGAATGGGCCCGTCACGGCTCCAACACGGACCTTGCCGCGCGTCTGATCGAACCCCTCACAAGGTCACGCATTCTCGATGAGATCCACGCGAAAGATTGGGATTGGTCAGCGATCCAGATCGGCACCGCGCGTCACCACCGCGAGGCGCAGGGCTTGACGCTCGCGACCCTCGGCTTCCGCGCCGGCCTCTCCCCGGCGGAAGCGGCAATCGATCTGCTCGCCGCCGAAGACGGCTGGGTCTCCGCCGCCCACTTCGCCATGTCCGAGGACGATATCGCCGCCGTCATGACCGACTCCCTCACCATGATCGGCTCCGACGGCGTCGCGCAGGATCCGCACGGCCCGCAATCCGGCGACAAGACTCATCCCCGATCCTTCGGAACCTTCCCGCGCGTTCTCGGCCACTACGTCCGCGAACTCGGCGTCATCACCCTTTCGGAAGCCATTCAAAAAATGACCACCCTGCCGGCCAAACGAATGAAGCTGACGGATCGCGGCGCTCTGGAAGTGGGACGCAAGGCGGACATTACCGTCTTCAATCCCGAAACCGTCGCCGACCGGGCGACATTCGACGAGCCGAATCAGTATCCGACGGGAATTGAGCTGGTATTCGTGAATGGGCGGCTGTCCGTGGAGGGTGGGGTTCCGACGGGAGTAAGGGCGGGGGCGGTGTTGCGGCGTTAAGGCCCTATTCCCCCGGCGCTAAAGCGCCGGGGGAATAGGGACTACACCTTCGGCAGCAGCGCCAGCTCCAGCACTTCGTCGACGTGCTTCACCACCTCGAACTTCATCTCCTCGCGCACATCGTTTGGCAGATCCTCTAAGTCCTTCTCATTCTCAAACGGCAGAATCACCGTGCGGATACCCGCGCGGTGCGCGGCGAGGACTTTTTCTTTGAGGCCGCCGATGGGCAGGACGCGGCCGCGCAGGGTGATTTCGCCGGTCATGGCGACGTCTTTGCGGACGGCGCGTTTGGTGAGCGCGGAGGCGAGGGCCGTCGCCA from Capsulimonas corticalis harbors:
- a CDS encoding N-acyl-D-amino-acid deacylase family protein, giving the protein MTDYILSGGMVYDGWGGPPRRADIAVTGDVITAIGDLSQETAGRIFSVEGLAVSPGFIDIHTHSDFTVLDNPGMGSSLAQGVTTELTGNCGISIGLATSDPVFAQEKKWTERGGNPVQWERLSEFLGHVEAAAPAVNFGSLAGHGTIRKAVMGFGENAPDAQELLRMSAMLDDAFEDGAFGLSSGLEYIPGSHAGHDELTALARRAAAAGAFYSTHMRNEGDFLVESVQEAIAVAEAANAPLQISHHKAEGHANWGKIAQTLALIEQSREAGFDVMADMYPYSAFMTGLSVILLPEWARHGSNTDLAARLIEPLTRSRILDEIHAKDWDWSAIQIGTARHHREAQGLTLATLGFRAGLSPAEAAIDLLAAEDGWVSAAHFAMSEDDIAAVMTDSLTMIGSDGVAQDPHGPQSGDKTHPRSFGTFPRVLGHYVRELGVITLSEAIQKMTTLPAKRMKLTDRGALEVGRKADITVFNPETVADRATFDEPNQYPTGIELVFVNGRLSVEGGVPTGVRAGAVLRR